One window of the Carnobacterium maltaromaticum DSM 20342 genome contains the following:
- a CDS encoding PhoH family protein, which produces MNNGDIAVALFGNHDKNLTLLEESLNVTINSRGEKIDVSGQEKNVDTTVSILRQLQELLKKGISIGTPDIIGALKMADRGTLDYFSSMYDEEIGKDREGKPIRVKNFGQRQYVAAVKKNDITFGIGPAGTGKTYLAVVMAVDALKKGEVKKLILTRPAVEAGEKLGFLPGDLKEKVDPYLRPIYDALNSVFGSEHTSRLMDRGVIEIAPLAYMRGRTLEDAFVILDEAQNATAAQMKMFLTRLGFGSKMIVNGDKTQIDLPRGASSGLVHAERTLQGIKGIGFVTFDSNDVVRHPVVASIIEAYDQETKQQFNEPE; this is translated from the coding sequence ATAAATAATGGCGATATTGCTGTTGCATTATTTGGAAATCATGATAAAAACTTAACTTTACTAGAAGAATCATTAAATGTAACAATTAATAGCCGAGGCGAAAAGATAGATGTTAGTGGTCAAGAAAAAAACGTAGATACAACAGTTTCTATTTTAAGACAATTACAAGAACTATTAAAAAAAGGGATTTCAATTGGTACGCCTGATATTATAGGTGCTCTTAAAATGGCGGATCGTGGTACTCTTGATTATTTTAGCTCTATGTATGATGAAGAGATTGGGAAAGATCGTGAAGGGAAACCCATTCGAGTTAAAAATTTTGGGCAAAGACAATATGTAGCAGCTGTAAAAAAGAACGATATTACTTTTGGAATTGGTCCAGCAGGAACTGGAAAAACTTATTTAGCTGTTGTTATGGCAGTCGATGCCTTAAAAAAAGGCGAAGTCAAAAAATTAATTCTAACTAGACCGGCAGTTGAAGCCGGAGAAAAACTAGGATTTTTACCAGGTGATTTGAAAGAAAAAGTAGATCCCTATTTACGTCCCATTTATGATGCCTTAAACAGTGTCTTTGGTTCCGAGCATACAAGTCGTTTAATGGATCGTGGTGTAATTGAAATTGCACCGTTGGCTTATATGCGTGGTCGAACGCTAGAAGATGCTTTTGTTATTCTAGATGAGGCCCAAAATGCAACAGCCGCTCAAATGAAGATGTTTTTAACTCGTTTAGGTTTTGGTTCTAAAATGATTGTCAATGGTGATAAAACGCAAATTGATTTGCCCAGAGGCGCATCCAGTGGATTAGTTCATGCAGAACGGACGCTCCAAGGGATTAAAGGAATTGGCTTTGTTACGTTTGACTCCAATGATGTTGTTCGTCACCCAGTTGTTGCCAGCATTATAGAAGCCTATGACCAAGAGACGAAACAACAATTTAATGAACCAGAATAG
- a CDS encoding HD family phosphohydrolase: MKRAIERIQKKMGKYYIPTLLILFSVVLFLIMFHSVQPRSLDVKLYQVAEETVRANATVEDREKTLESQNLAKENVTPVYRFNSTIATTKISNINFLFATIDEVKSQLAERKKAEAPNATAETSEASSKEKISLIHEKMKNTNDQAEEFITALPDWALVHLVDTESSTLKTIKENVLKLVKEAMENPIRAEALADVKQKAKDQLDYTNLTGNNQRVSVLLIENSIVENDIYDKKATELAKAEAVERVQPALILQGQVIVQEGHIVDSNVMHQLKLLGLLDKKTSYQPMYGLVIMLIAQALVLYFLELTQREKMVQRGKNLTLYAFMMIMGIGVMKGLQLIQDVGADFLAMFYPAALVPLLLTIFLSRRFGIIANAFLAAFSIFIYISDTGTSFSIIITLFYLLSGAMGTMLSRNRVRRKMYISFIWLTIFNILFLFAFIFYLNIQIASQEGIMIIVYGSLSGLLSYLMALLLNPYIEVLFEDNAVMTMNELANPNQELLKELLTRAPGTYHHSLMVANLSANAVGAIGGNSMFARVASYYHDVGKIRHPFFFVENLPVGMDNPHNMLTPEESKEIIFNHVTEGVKMLEEAKMPQSIIDICAQHHGTTLMKFFYVKAKEHDDTVKESDFRYPGPKPQTKEAAVINIADSAEAAVRAMSNPTKEKIADFIHNLINGRIIDGQFDECEITLKELKIIEKSICEGLNGTFHSRIEYPSLKKDKATEK, encoded by the coding sequence ATGAAACGAGCGATAGAACGAATACAAAAGAAGATGGGAAAATATTATATACCTACATTACTAATCCTATTTTCTGTTGTTCTTTTCTTAATTATGTTTCATAGTGTGCAACCCCGATCACTAGATGTAAAACTTTACCAGGTTGCAGAGGAAACGGTTCGAGCAAATGCAACGGTCGAAGACAGAGAGAAAACATTAGAATCTCAAAATTTAGCAAAAGAAAATGTCACGCCGGTATATCGTTTTAACTCAACGATCGCAACGACGAAAATTTCAAATATTAACTTTTTATTTGCAACAATTGATGAGGTGAAAAGTCAATTAGCTGAAAGAAAAAAAGCAGAGGCACCTAATGCAACTGCAGAAACATCTGAGGCTAGCTCCAAAGAAAAAATAAGTTTGATTCATGAAAAAATGAAAAACACAAATGATCAAGCTGAGGAATTCATTACTGCTTTGCCAGATTGGGCTTTGGTTCATTTAGTAGATACAGAAAGTTCTACATTAAAAACGATTAAAGAAAATGTCTTGAAATTAGTTAAAGAGGCAATGGAAAATCCTATTCGTGCTGAGGCTTTAGCTGACGTTAAACAAAAAGCTAAAGATCAATTAGATTATACAAATTTAACAGGAAACAATCAACGAGTTAGTGTACTATTAATTGAAAATAGTATTGTCGAAAATGATATCTATGATAAAAAAGCTACAGAACTAGCGAAAGCGGAAGCCGTTGAAAGAGTTCAACCAGCATTGATTTTACAAGGACAAGTGATTGTACAAGAAGGTCATATAGTTGATTCTAATGTGATGCATCAATTAAAATTATTAGGGCTATTAGATAAGAAAACTTCTTACCAACCAATGTACGGTTTAGTGATTATGCTGATAGCTCAAGCGTTGGTATTGTATTTCTTAGAGTTGACGCAACGCGAAAAAATGGTCCAACGTGGAAAAAATTTAACTTTATATGCCTTTATGATGATCATGGGGATTGGAGTAATGAAAGGCCTGCAATTAATTCAAGATGTTGGAGCTGATTTCTTAGCAATGTTTTATCCGGCGGCATTAGTTCCGTTGTTGCTAACGATCTTTTTATCTAGGCGTTTCGGTATAATTGCGAATGCTTTTCTTGCCGCTTTTTCTATCTTTATTTATATTTCAGATACTGGAACGAGTTTTAGCATTATTATTACATTATTTTACTTACTAAGTGGAGCGATGGGAACGATGTTAAGTCGGAACCGAGTGCGTAGAAAAATGTATATTAGTTTTATTTGGTTAACTATTTTCAATATACTCTTTTTATTCGCGTTTATCTTCTATTTAAATATTCAAATTGCGTCTCAAGAAGGAATAATGATTATTGTTTATGGGTCGTTGAGTGGGTTACTATCTTATTTAATGGCTTTATTATTAAATCCTTATATTGAAGTTTTATTTGAAGACAATGCGGTTATGACGATGAATGAATTAGCTAATCCAAACCAAGAATTGTTAAAAGAGCTTTTAACAAGAGCTCCAGGCACCTACCATCACAGTCTAATGGTAGCGAACCTTAGTGCCAATGCAGTTGGAGCAATTGGTGGAAATTCTATGTTTGCTAGGGTAGCTAGTTATTACCATGATGTAGGTAAGATTAGGCATCCGTTCTTTTTCGTTGAAAATCTTCCTGTAGGCATGGATAATCCGCATAATATGTTAACTCCGGAAGAGAGTAAAGAAATTATCTTTAATCATGTAACTGAAGGTGTTAAAATGTTAGAGGAGGCTAAGATGCCTCAGAGTATTATTGATATATGTGCACAGCACCATGGAACAACGTTAATGAAGTTTTTTTATGTGAAAGCTAAAGAGCACGATGATACGGTTAAAGAGTCTGATTTCCGCTATCCAGGACCAAAGCCACAAACTAAAGAAGCAGCAGTTATTAATATTGCCGATAGCGCTGAAGCTGCAGTTCGAGCAATGTCAAATCCAACCAAAGAAAAAATTGCTGATTTTATTCACAATTTAATTAATGGCCGAATTATTGACGGACAGTTTGACGAATGTGAAATTACCTTAAAAGAGCTCAAAATTATTGAAAAATCAATTTGTGAAGGTCTAAATGGAACATTTCACTCAAGAATAGAATACCCTAGCTTAAAAAAAGATAAAGCGACTGAAAAATAG
- the ybeY gene encoding rRNA maturation RNase YbeY has protein sequence MELDLFDETGKITEEQTKMVKTLLEFAGSHINLPEDTEMSVTFVDNAAIQVINRDYRGKDQPTDVISFAMEDEVPDEVAINFDLLDEKMPRNIGDIIISVDKTAEQASDYGHSFDRELGFLALHGFLHLNGYDHMEEAEEKVMFDLQKEILDAYGLER, from the coding sequence ATGGAATTAGATTTATTTGACGAAACAGGAAAAATTACAGAAGAACAAACGAAAATGGTGAAAACTCTCTTAGAATTTGCGGGATCACATATAAATTTGCCAGAAGATACAGAAATGTCTGTAACTTTTGTTGATAATGCTGCAATACAAGTCATCAATCGGGACTATCGAGGAAAAGACCAACCGACTGATGTAATTAGCTTTGCAATGGAGGATGAAGTTCCTGATGAGGTTGCAATCAATTTTGATTTATTAGATGAAAAAATGCCTAGAAACATTGGCGATATTATTATTTCGGTTGATAAAACAGCAGAGCAAGCATCTGACTATGGACATAGTTTTGACCGCGAACTTGGTTTCCTAGCCCTTCATGGTTTCCTTCATTTAAATGGGTATGACCATATGGAAGAAGCGGAAGAAAAAGTGATGTTTGACTTGCAGAAAGAGATATTGGATGCCTATGGACTGGAACGATGA
- a CDS encoding diacylglycerol kinase family protein: protein MDWNDEREAQDKKEFDERCEKNKNFLESFKHACDGVVTVYKEELNMKIHLLLGALVLLLSWYLNISKNEWLWMLLTIFLVIVMEIWNTVIENVVDLATNKEFHPLAKKAKDMAAAAVLVTASFSVVVGAIIFIPKLIQLFF, encoded by the coding sequence ATGGACTGGAACGATGAAAGAGAAGCTCAAGACAAAAAAGAATTTGATGAACGATGTGAAAAAAATAAAAATTTTTTGGAGTCATTTAAGCATGCCTGTGATGGGGTTGTAACGGTCTATAAAGAAGAATTAAACATGAAAATTCATCTTTTACTTGGTGCTCTTGTTTTGCTCTTAAGCTGGTATTTGAATATTAGTAAAAATGAATGGTTATGGATGCTGTTGACTATTTTTCTTGTAATTGTGATGGAAATATGGAATACTGTGATAGAAAATGTTGTTGATTTAGCCACGAATAAAGAGTTTCATCCTTTAGCAAAAAAAGCTAAAGATATGGCAGCGGCAGCCGTTTTAGTGACAGCGAGTTTTTCTGTTGTTGTTGGAGCTATTATTTTTATTCCCAAATTAATTCAACTATTCTTTTAA
- a CDS encoding cytidine deaminase — MTKQDVQKQLWIQKANEMLTKAYVPYSHFPVGAALVTTDGKIYSGCNIENASYGLSNCAERTAIFKAISEGEREFSYLVITGDTDGPIAPCGACRQVIAEFCPSTMPILLTNKKGDQMETTIASLLPGAFTPEDLIT, encoded by the coding sequence ATGACAAAGCAAGACGTCCAAAAACAACTTTGGATTCAAAAAGCCAACGAAATGTTAACTAAAGCTTATGTTCCATACTCGCATTTTCCTGTGGGTGCTGCTTTAGTAACAACAGATGGTAAGATTTATTCAGGATGTAATATTGAGAATGCTTCCTATGGTTTATCAAATTGTGCTGAACGTACAGCTATTTTTAAGGCGATTTCAGAGGGCGAAAGAGAGTTTAGTTACTTAGTGATTACAGGCGATACAGATGGTCCTATTGCACCATGCGGAGCTTGTCGACAAGTAATAGCTGAATTTTGTCCGTCTACTATGCCGATCTTATTAACAAATAAAAAGGGTGACCAAATGGAAACGACGATTGCAAGTCTTTTACCTGGCGCTTTTACACCGGAGGATTTAATTACATGA
- the era gene encoding GTPase Era, translated as MSEHKSGFVAIIGRPNVGKSTLLNRVVGQKIAIMSDKAQTTRNKIQGIYTTPEAQMIFIDTPGIHKPKHRLGDFMVDSALSTLREVDVIILMVNAEEKRGPGDNFIIEKLQGNKTPIFLVINKIDKVHPEKLLEIIDNYRELLPFEQIVPISATEGNNVETLLNELLRYLPAGPQFYPEDQVTDHPEYFIVSELIREKVLELTREEIPHSVAVVVEGMKRNENDKVQVQATIIVERSSQKGIIIGKGGKMLKDIGIKARRDIEVMLGDKIYLELWVKVQKDWRDKQNYLTDYGYRKDNY; from the coding sequence ATGAGCGAACACAAATCAGGTTTTGTTGCCATTATTGGCCGTCCTAACGTTGGAAAATCAACTTTACTAAACCGCGTAGTAGGGCAAAAAATTGCAATTATGAGTGACAAAGCACAAACGACTAGAAATAAAATTCAAGGGATTTATACAACACCAGAAGCACAGATGATCTTTATTGATACTCCAGGTATTCATAAACCAAAACATCGCTTAGGTGATTTTATGGTGGATTCAGCTTTAAGTACTTTAAGAGAAGTAGATGTTATTATCTTAATGGTAAATGCAGAAGAAAAACGTGGCCCTGGTGATAATTTTATTATTGAAAAATTGCAAGGAAATAAGACACCAATTTTCTTAGTTATTAATAAAATTGACAAAGTACACCCTGAAAAATTATTGGAAATTATTGATAATTATCGGGAATTATTACCTTTTGAACAAATTGTGCCGATTTCTGCTACAGAAGGGAATAATGTTGAAACACTATTGAATGAGTTGTTACGTTATCTTCCTGCTGGACCACAATTTTACCCAGAAGACCAAGTAACAGATCATCCTGAGTACTTTATTGTCTCTGAGTTAATTCGTGAGAAGGTTTTAGAGTTGACTCGTGAGGAAATCCCTCATTCAGTTGCAGTAGTAGTAGAAGGTATGAAACGCAATGAAAATGATAAAGTTCAAGTTCAAGCGACGATTATCGTGGAACGCTCTTCGCAAAAAGGGATTATTATTGGTAAGGGCGGGAAAATGTTGAAAGACATCGGAATTAAAGCTCGTCGAGATATTGAAGTAATGCTAGGAGATAAGATTTATTTAGAATTGTGGGTTAAAGTTCAAAAAGATTGGCGCGATAAACAAAACTATTTAACCGATTATGGTTACCGTAAAGATAACTATTAA
- the recO gene encoding DNA repair protein RecO yields MSQLEEVDGIILSVRNHRENDRLVKIFTNRFGKRMFFVKGTRKPNSKLKSAILPFTKAQYIADIRESGLCFLRDAKEVHHYSSMQKDIFLNAYATYVLGLADAALEDGIVDPTLFHKIEMTLTDIDEGYDPEIMLNIFEVQLLPYFGVAPELRGCVACGTTEGIFDYSSSYGGLLCQKDWHLDVHRYHATPRAIHFLRIFSRIDLEQLGEIKVKEETKTELRRLLDMIYDESVGIKLKSKSFIDQMHTWGDMLLPKKKPIE; encoded by the coding sequence ATGTCTCAATTAGAAGAAGTGGATGGAATCATTTTATCTGTCCGAAATCATCGTGAAAATGATCGGTTGGTTAAAATATTTACCAATCGTTTTGGAAAACGAATGTTTTTCGTGAAAGGAACAAGAAAACCAAATAGCAAATTAAAATCTGCTATTTTACCTTTTACAAAAGCTCAATATATTGCCGATATTCGTGAGTCAGGGCTTTGTTTTTTAAGAGATGCAAAAGAAGTTCATCATTATTCTTCTATGCAAAAAGATATCTTTTTAAATGCATATGCAACGTATGTCTTAGGATTAGCTGATGCAGCATTGGAAGATGGTATTGTCGATCCAACTCTGTTTCATAAAATTGAAATGACCTTAACAGATATCGACGAAGGTTATGATCCTGAAATCATGCTGAATATTTTTGAAGTTCAACTTTTACCTTATTTTGGTGTTGCTCCTGAACTTAGAGGTTGTGTTGCTTGCGGTACAACGGAAGGAATTTTTGATTACTCTTCTAGCTATGGTGGGTTACTCTGTCAAAAAGATTGGCATTTAGATGTACATCGTTACCATGCTACGCCAAGAGCTATTCATTTTTTACGCATTTTTTCAAGAATTGATTTAGAGCAACTAGGTGAAATTAAGGTAAAAGAGGAAACAAAGACGGAGTTGCGACGGTTACTAGATATGATTTATGACGAATCGGTTGGAATTAAATTAAAAAGTAAAAGCTTTATTGATCAAATGCATACTTGGGGTGACATGCTTTTACCGAAAAAGAAACCAATAGAATAA
- a CDS encoding class A sortase, giving the protein MAKDKLNQENIEVNQSKESGTKVTSEKATIFSYLSDINRIKVDYTKEPLKIKYKWASTHFIFPTQDSFDLEGQKLALRLEGKIEEAFSLNQSISPKERTNQKKWRILAVVLLIIGIGGLSANSIYGTYLARKIEQNTQITMEKIKKVNPAKSEDEKQERSAFKEQPYQPIETYLDDSDIETYLGSIAIPDVNLNLPIVKGVGEQNLYRGAATNKIGQQMGKGNYPMAAHKVPGNDTSLFGPLFQVTPGMKIYLSDNQNIYIYTARESYVVEPERVDILDDVIGQTLLTLYTCSTDAGVERLVVQADFEKQLKMTDASPEEQAIFARE; this is encoded by the coding sequence ATGGCTAAAGATAAATTAAATCAAGAAAATATAGAGGTCAATCAATCAAAAGAGAGTGGGACAAAAGTAACATCAGAAAAAGCAACTATTTTTTCATACTTGTCAGATATAAATAGAATTAAAGTAGATTATACAAAAGAACCTTTAAAAATAAAATATAAATGGGCTAGTACTCATTTTATTTTTCCAACTCAGGATAGCTTTGATTTGGAGGGACAAAAATTAGCACTAAGATTAGAAGGGAAAATTGAAGAAGCTTTTTCATTGAACCAATCAATAAGTCCAAAAGAAAGAACAAATCAAAAGAAATGGCGCATTTTAGCAGTGGTTCTATTAATTATTGGGATTGGTGGACTTTCAGCCAATAGCATTTATGGAACTTACTTGGCTCGTAAAATTGAGCAAAACACGCAAATAACTATGGAAAAAATAAAAAAAGTCAATCCTGCGAAGAGTGAAGATGAAAAACAAGAGCGCAGTGCTTTTAAAGAGCAACCTTACCAACCGATTGAAACCTATTTAGATGATTCAGATATCGAGACTTATCTAGGGAGTATAGCGATTCCAGATGTAAATTTAAATTTACCCATCGTTAAAGGTGTTGGAGAACAAAATCTCTATCGTGGAGCAGCTACTAACAAAATAGGGCAACAAATGGGGAAAGGTAATTATCCAATGGCTGCGCATAAAGTTCCAGGGAATGACACTTCTTTATTTGGTCCCTTATTTCAGGTGACTCCAGGTATGAAGATTTATCTTTCTGATAATCAAAACATCTATATTTATACTGCGAGAGAAAGTTATGTTGTTGAACCTGAACGTGTGGATATTTTAGATGATGTGATTGGACAGACGTTACTAACCTTATACACATGTAGCACGGATGCTGGGGTTGAGCGTCTAGTGGTCCAAGCGGATTTTGAGAAACAATTAAAAATGACAGATGCATCTCCAGAGGAACAAGCTATTTTTGCTAGAGAGTAA
- the glyQ gene encoding glycine--tRNA ligase subunit alpha, protein MSKKLTIQEMILTLQNFWSNQGCMLMQSYDTEKGAGTMSPYTFLRAIGPEPWNAAYVEPSRRPADGRYGENPNRLYQHHQFQVVMKPSPDNIQELYLESLKLLGINPLEHDIRFVEDNWENPSMGCAGLGWEVWLDGMEITQFTYFQQVGGLECKPVTSEITYGIERLASYMQEVDSVYDLEWTNGVRYGEIFFEPEYEHSKYAFETSNQELLLTLFDAYEKEAQVQIEHGLVHPAYDYVLKCSHTFNLLDARGAVSVTERAGYLARIRNMARALAKAFVAEREKLGFPLLQKNNDVLVKEEN, encoded by the coding sequence ATGAGTAAAAAATTAACGATTCAAGAGATGATTTTAACATTACAAAATTTTTGGTCAAATCAAGGTTGTATGTTAATGCAATCTTATGATACAGAAAAAGGGGCCGGAACAATGAGCCCATATACTTTCTTAAGAGCAATTGGTCCAGAGCCTTGGAACGCAGCCTATGTGGAGCCATCTAGAAGACCAGCTGATGGACGTTATGGAGAAAATCCAAATCGCTTATACCAACACCATCAATTCCAAGTTGTAATGAAGCCCTCACCAGATAATATTCAAGAGCTTTATTTGGAAAGTTTGAAATTATTAGGAATTAATCCATTAGAGCACGATATTCGTTTTGTTGAGGATAACTGGGAAAATCCTTCAATGGGGTGTGCTGGTTTAGGTTGGGAAGTTTGGTTAGATGGAATGGAAATTACTCAGTTCACCTATTTTCAACAAGTTGGTGGTCTAGAATGTAAACCTGTCACAAGTGAAATCACATACGGTATTGAGCGTTTAGCTTCTTATATGCAAGAAGTTGATAGTGTTTATGATTTAGAGTGGACAAATGGTGTTCGTTATGGAGAAATTTTCTTTGAACCAGAATATGAACATTCTAAATATGCATTTGAAACAAGCAATCAAGAGTTATTACTAACTTTATTTGATGCTTATGAGAAGGAAGCACAAGTTCAAATTGAACATGGCTTAGTGCATCCTGCCTATGATTATGTGTTGAAATGTAGTCATACGTTTAACTTGTTAGACGCTCGTGGAGCGGTATCAGTAACAGAGCGAGCTGGATATTTAGCTAGAATTAGAAATATGGCACGAGCATTAGCCAAAGCTTTTGTAGCTGAGCGTGAGAAATTAGGCTTCCCATTACTACAAAAAAATAATGATGTGTTAGTAAAGGAGGAAAATTAA
- the glyS gene encoding glycine--tRNA ligase subunit beta, which yields MAKDLLLEIGLEEIPAKYVTPSSQQLVKRVSDFLTENKLTFGEIVPFSTPRRLAVIVKSVADKQEDTAEIVKGPAKKIALDAEGNWSKAAQGFVRGQGATVEDITFKEIKGVEYVHIDKFTAGKPAMDILTKLDQVITGMTFPVSMSWGNHSFKYIRPIHWITAMLDETIIPFKILDIETSNTSRGHRFLGEDTSFAGASDYESKLEKEFVISDSQKRKAMIVDQIQKIASEKQWQVELDADLLEEVTNLVEYPTAFAGSFEEKYLSIPEEVLVTSMKEHQRYFEVRDEKGALAPYFISVRNGNAIHIENVIKGNEKVLTARLEDGEFFYQEDQQIKIADAVERLKLVTFHEKIGSIYEKMQRVSYFAETIGKVVGLTNEELSDLQRASEIYKFDLVTNMVGEFPELQGIMGEKYALMQGENPSVATAIREHYLPTSSDGVLPVTNVGAVLAIADKLDSVMSFFAVGMIPTGSNDPYALRRQAYGVVRIVENKGWYFPIETLRGEMISAAIQHQGKLSDQLESSTPEVIDFIKARVRQHLLSQKIRYDIIDAVLKSEQEDLIKMAETALVLEKHIQEATFKPTIEALTRVMNLAKKGQELLSESQLEVKPELFETESEKALFEAILVAKEAFSGENMELNYLALETLGPKVEAFFEDNMVMTDDEKIRNNRLALLVQLGNLALSFASIDQLIVK from the coding sequence ATGGCGAAAGACTTATTATTAGAAATCGGGTTAGAAGAAATTCCGGCTAAATATGTCACACCAAGTAGCCAACAATTGGTTAAACGTGTTTCCGACTTTTTAACCGAAAATAAATTAACTTTTGGAGAGATAGTGCCTTTTTCAACACCAAGAAGACTAGCAGTCATTGTTAAATCAGTAGCAGATAAACAAGAAGATACAGCTGAAATTGTCAAAGGACCAGCCAAAAAAATTGCTCTTGATGCTGAAGGAAATTGGAGCAAAGCGGCACAAGGTTTTGTTCGTGGTCAAGGAGCAACGGTTGAGGATATCACGTTTAAAGAAATTAAAGGTGTGGAGTATGTTCACATTGATAAGTTTACCGCTGGAAAACCAGCAATGGATATTTTAACAAAATTAGATCAAGTCATCACTGGAATGACTTTTCCAGTCAGCATGAGTTGGGGAAACCATTCATTCAAATATATCAGACCGATTCATTGGATTACAGCTATGCTTGATGAAACAATCATCCCCTTTAAAATTTTAGATATTGAAACGAGCAATACAAGTCGTGGGCATCGTTTTCTTGGAGAAGATACAAGTTTTGCAGGTGCTAGTGATTATGAAAGTAAATTGGAAAAAGAATTTGTTATTTCAGATAGCCAAAAACGTAAAGCAATGATTGTTGATCAAATTCAAAAAATTGCTTCTGAAAAACAATGGCAGGTTGAATTAGACGCGGATTTACTAGAAGAAGTGACTAATTTAGTTGAATATCCAACAGCCTTTGCAGGTAGTTTTGAAGAAAAATATTTAAGTATTCCAGAAGAAGTATTGGTTACGTCTATGAAAGAACACCAACGCTATTTTGAAGTTCGTGATGAAAAGGGTGCACTTGCTCCTTATTTTATTTCTGTCCGAAATGGAAATGCAATTCATATTGAAAACGTCATTAAAGGAAATGAAAAAGTGCTAACTGCACGTTTAGAAGATGGTGAATTTTTCTACCAAGAAGATCAACAAATTAAAATCGCAGATGCAGTTGAACGTTTAAAATTGGTTACATTCCATGAGAAAATTGGAAGTATTTATGAAAAAATGCAACGTGTTTCTTATTTTGCTGAGACAATCGGAAAAGTGGTTGGTCTGACAAATGAAGAATTAAGTGATTTACAAAGAGCAAGCGAAATTTATAAATTTGATTTAGTGACAAACATGGTAGGCGAATTTCCTGAGTTACAAGGGATTATGGGTGAAAAATACGCATTGATGCAAGGTGAAAACCCTTCTGTGGCGACTGCAATCAGAGAGCATTATTTACCAACAAGCAGTGATGGGGTCTTACCAGTTACTAATGTTGGGGCTGTATTAGCAATTGCCGATAAATTAGATAGTGTTATGAGCTTTTTTGCAGTTGGAATGATTCCAACAGGTTCTAATGATCCATATGCTTTACGTCGTCAAGCATATGGTGTCGTTCGAATCGTTGAAAACAAAGGTTGGTACTTCCCTATTGAAACATTGCGTGGAGAGATGATAAGTGCAGCAATCCAACATCAAGGTAAATTAAGTGATCAGTTAGAATCGAGTACTCCAGAAGTTATTGATTTTATCAAAGCTAGAGTACGTCAACATTTGCTTAGTCAAAAAATCCGTTATGATATTATCGATGCTGTTTTAAAATCTGAACAAGAAGATTTAATCAAAATGGCTGAGACAGCCTTAGTTTTAGAAAAACATATTCAAGAAGCAACCTTTAAGCCTACAATTGAAGCTTTAACGCGCGTTATGAACTTAGCTAAAAAAGGACAAGAGCTTCTTTCAGAAAGCCAATTAGAGGTCAAACCAGAGTTGTTTGAAACTGAATCAGAAAAAGCTCTTTTTGAAGCTATTCTTGTAGCGAAAGAAGCCTTCTCAGGGGAGAATATGGAATTGAATTATTTAGCTCTAGAAACATTAGGGCCTAAAGTTGAAGCTTTCTTTGAAGACAATATGGTTATGACAGATGATGAAAAAATTCGTAATAATCGTTTAGCTTTATTAGTTCAATTGGGTAACTTGGCATTATCTTTTGCAAGTATTGACCAATTGATCGTCAAATAA